A DNA window from Actinokineospora baliensis contains the following coding sequences:
- a CDS encoding serine hydrolase domain-containing protein, giving the protein MDQVRLARHRDVLARHVDSGDIPGVVALLDHGGQAHQTVLGDLPAGADTIFRISSMTKPVVTAAAMTLVEECVLRLDDPIGDLLPELATPRVLKAIDSPLDDTVPARRPITVRHLMNSTFGQGVIMAMPGTYPVQTAIAEAGFEPGPPQPQSTPDADEAMRLLGTIPLLSHPGEKWWYNTAYDVLGVLIERATGQPLDVVLDERIFAPLGMRDTGFHVPADKIARLATAYSNTDSGERVVYDPPEGQWSTPPAFRSGAGGLVSTAADYLAFLSALRAGGGPVLSRPSVLTMTSDQLTAAQKAGGGLVDGFFDTTTWGFGLSVVTARDDIHKTPGRFGWEGGLGTSGQVDPAEDLVTILLTQQAWTSPAGPKVYSDFLTSAYQAL; this is encoded by the coding sequence ATGGATCAGGTGAGGCTGGCTCGGCACCGGGACGTCCTGGCACGGCACGTCGACAGCGGCGACATCCCCGGCGTCGTGGCGCTGCTCGACCACGGCGGCCAGGCGCACCAGACCGTCCTGGGCGACCTCCCCGCGGGCGCCGACACGATCTTCCGCATCTCGTCGATGACCAAGCCCGTGGTGACCGCCGCCGCCATGACCCTGGTCGAGGAGTGCGTCCTGCGCCTCGACGACCCCATCGGCGACCTCCTCCCGGAACTGGCCACCCCGCGGGTCCTCAAGGCCATCGACAGCCCGCTGGACGACACCGTCCCGGCCCGGCGCCCCATCACCGTGCGTCACCTGATGAACTCCACCTTCGGGCAAGGCGTGATCATGGCGATGCCCGGCACGTACCCCGTCCAGACCGCCATCGCCGAGGCCGGGTTCGAACCGGGACCGCCCCAACCGCAGTCCACACCGGACGCCGACGAGGCGATGCGTCTACTGGGGACGATCCCGCTCCTGAGCCACCCCGGCGAGAAGTGGTGGTACAACACCGCTTACGACGTCCTCGGTGTCCTCATCGAACGGGCGACCGGCCAGCCGCTGGACGTCGTCCTCGACGAACGGATCTTCGCCCCGCTCGGCATGCGCGACACCGGGTTCCACGTCCCCGCCGACAAGATCGCCCGGCTCGCCACTGCCTACTCGAACACCGACAGTGGCGAACGCGTCGTCTACGACCCGCCAGAGGGTCAGTGGAGCACCCCGCCCGCCTTCCGCTCCGGCGCGGGCGGCCTCGTCTCGACCGCCGCCGACTACCTCGCGTTCCTGTCCGCCCTGCGCGCGGGCGGCGGCCCGGTCCTGTCCCGCCCGTCGGTGCTGACCATGACCTCCGACCAGCTCACCGCGGCCCAGAAAGCGGGCGGCGGCCTGGTCGACGGCTTCTTCGACACCACGACTTGGGGCTTCGGCCTCAGCGTCGTCACCGCCCGCGACGACATCCACAAGACGCCCGGCCGCTTCGGCTGGGAGGGCGGCCTCGGCACGTCCGGGCAGGTCGACCCCGCCGAGGACCTGGTCACCATCCTGCTCACCCAGCAGGCGTGGACCTCCCCGGCTGGCCCGAAGGTCTACTCCGACTTCCTGACCTCCGCCTACCAGGCCCTCTAA
- a CDS encoding M23 family metallopeptidase, which produces MSRHRSTGGEHEFAALDEALERGARRAKGAHRIAPPSSALRGRVVVAAVAVGAFAAAAAGQTLQSAAAGGGSPADEVVPLAGTRQASAAMGMGGDAPATPELLALANQADGTVEAQKMATTERLTQAKAERAAVLKAQQEEAARPKFVRPAVGTFTSGFGARWGVTHYGVDIANRIGTPILSVADGVVIEAGTASGFGLWVRVQHADGTVSVYGHVNDYVVREGQKVKAGQMIAHMGNRGQSTGPHLHFEIWDADGRKMNPTPWLASRGIAL; this is translated from the coding sequence TTGTCTCGACATCGCTCCACCGGCGGCGAACACGAGTTCGCCGCGCTCGACGAAGCGCTCGAACGCGGTGCACGCCGCGCCAAGGGTGCCCACCGGATCGCTCCGCCGTCATCGGCGTTGCGCGGTCGCGTCGTCGTCGCCGCTGTGGCGGTCGGCGCGTTCGCGGCGGCGGCCGCTGGGCAGACCCTGCAGTCGGCCGCGGCGGGCGGTGGTTCCCCGGCGGACGAGGTCGTCCCGCTGGCGGGGACCCGCCAGGCGTCGGCGGCGATGGGCATGGGCGGTGACGCACCCGCCACCCCCGAGCTGCTCGCCCTGGCCAACCAGGCCGACGGCACGGTCGAGGCCCAGAAGATGGCCACCACCGAGCGGCTCACCCAGGCCAAGGCCGAGCGCGCCGCGGTGCTCAAGGCCCAGCAGGAGGAAGCGGCCAGGCCCAAGTTCGTCCGCCCGGCCGTCGGCACCTTCACCTCCGGCTTCGGCGCCCGCTGGGGCGTCACCCACTACGGCGTGGACATCGCCAACCGCATCGGCACCCCGATCCTGTCGGTCGCCGACGGCGTCGTGATCGAGGCGGGCACGGCCAGCGGCTTCGGCCTCTGGGTCCGCGTCCAGCACGCCGACGGCACCGTCTCGGTCTACGGCCACGTCAACGACTACGTCGTCCGCGAGGGCCAGAAGGTCAAGGCGGGCCAGATGATCGCGCACATGGGCAACCGGGGCCAGTCCACCGGTCCGCACCTGCACTTCGAGATCTGGGACGCGGACGGGCGCAAGATGAACCCCACCCCGTGGCTGGCTTCTCGGGGCATCGCGCTCTGA